A region of Pseudarthrobacter sp. NIBRBAC000502770 DNA encodes the following proteins:
- a CDS encoding MFS transporter has translation MTETTLPRKTPVKAAIAAWIGTTLEYYDFAVYGTSSALVLNVLFFSPELPQGLSVLLAMITFAVGYAVRPLGSLILGPLGDRRGRKFVMMITLFGIGGCTFLIGCLPTYAQIGPLAPVLLVLIRVIQGLCLSGEQPSAITMSLEHASEGRRGFLASFTTLGSSSGTLLTLLVFIPIAAMPSEQLLSWGWRLPFWASALVVVAAYLIRRHIEEPPEFVKAQAAKVNVAPLRHLLRFHWRAVLRIVFCALIAGTSYMMQTFSVAFGTAGYKLDKPTMLLTTTVSAVIALGITPLAGFLVDKIGRKTMFLIATGGVGVTMVPYLWSITTGNWSLIFLFGIINYSLFYSMVNASWPSFFAEMFPGRLRVSGLALGTQVGFAISGVIGPVLSTALAGPDLKDWVGPSMVALGFMVLAGASALTAKETRKFTLKELDEVQQSERETSVLTAAAMSPSPAARGLAG, from the coding sequence ATGACAGAAACCACACTTCCCAGGAAGACCCCGGTCAAGGCCGCAATCGCGGCCTGGATCGGTACGACGTTGGAGTACTACGACTTCGCGGTGTACGGCACCTCGTCGGCGTTGGTTCTGAACGTGCTCTTCTTTTCACCCGAGCTTCCCCAGGGCCTCAGCGTACTGCTCGCCATGATCACCTTCGCGGTCGGCTACGCGGTGCGCCCCCTCGGCTCCCTCATCCTGGGGCCGCTGGGCGATCGTCGCGGCCGCAAGTTCGTCATGATGATCACACTGTTCGGCATCGGCGGCTGCACCTTCCTGATCGGGTGCCTGCCCACATACGCCCAAATCGGTCCTCTTGCTCCAGTCTTGCTCGTGCTGATCCGCGTCATCCAGGGACTGTGCCTTTCCGGTGAGCAGCCCAGTGCCATCACCATGAGCCTGGAGCATGCTTCCGAAGGCCGGCGCGGGTTCCTCGCGAGCTTCACCACCTTGGGTTCCTCCTCCGGCACGCTGCTTACCCTGTTGGTCTTCATCCCGATCGCCGCCATGCCCTCGGAGCAGTTGCTGAGCTGGGGTTGGCGGCTGCCGTTCTGGGCCTCCGCCCTCGTAGTCGTAGCTGCCTACCTGATCCGCCGCCACATCGAGGAGCCGCCGGAGTTCGTAAAGGCCCAGGCCGCCAAGGTGAACGTTGCTCCCCTCCGGCATCTTCTGCGCTTCCACTGGCGTGCGGTGCTGCGGATCGTGTTCTGTGCCCTCATCGCGGGCACGAGCTACATGATGCAGACCTTCTCGGTGGCATTCGGTACCGCCGGATACAAGCTGGATAAGCCGACCATGCTCCTGACGACCACGGTCTCGGCCGTAATCGCGCTCGGCATCACGCCCCTGGCAGGATTCCTTGTGGACAAGATCGGCCGCAAGACGATGTTCCTCATCGCAACAGGCGGCGTGGGCGTCACGATGGTCCCCTACCTGTGGTCAATCACGACCGGGAACTGGTCGCTGATCTTCCTGTTTGGCATCATCAACTACTCCCTCTTCTACTCAATGGTGAACGCGTCCTGGCCGTCATTCTTCGCGGAGATGTTCCCCGGCCGCCTGCGCGTCTCCGGGCTCGCTCTTGGCACCCAGGTCGGCTTCGCCATCTCGGGCGTCATCGGCCCCGTTCTCTCGACAGCACTCGCCGGCCCCGACCTGAAGGACTGGGTCGGACCGTCCATGGTCGCGCTCGGGTTCATGGTCCTGGCAGGAGCCTCAGCCCTCACCGCCAAGGAGACCAGGAAGTTCACCCTCAAGGAGCTCGACGAGGTGCAGCAGAGCGAGCGGGAAACGTCCGTGCTCACGGCCGCGGCCATGTCCCCAAGCCCAGCTGCCCGCGGCCTCGCTGGTTAG
- a CDS encoding aspartate transaminase, with translation MPEFVPASRVTRIKSSPSVAAAARVRELKAEGRRILDLTVGEPDFDTPQHIKDAAVAAIDRGETKYTSVTGTPELQKAILQTLHRKTGQQYTAGEITIGGGGKQVIFTAFMATLDPGDEVVIPAPYWVSYPDMVLANEGTPVIVSCGEDTGFKLTPEALAGALTEHTKWVILNTPSNPTGAVYSREELAGLAAVLMDHPAVYVLTDEIYDGIHFGEEPITGLVAVAPGLKDRVLVTNGVSKAYAMTGWRLGYAGGPAPLVAAINKLQSQMSSCPSSISQAAAAAALTGDQAFVRESVDVYRERRDAAVSGLNAVNGLQCATPEGAFYAYVNCAGVIGKTTPDGRQISNDEDFTLYLLEAASVAVIQGSAYGLSPYFRISYATGLPVIEDAIAAIEKAVRALA, from the coding sequence ATGCCTGAATTCGTGCCCGCGTCACGCGTAACCCGTATCAAATCCTCACCCAGCGTTGCCGCGGCGGCCCGTGTCCGGGAGCTCAAGGCCGAGGGCCGCCGGATCCTGGACCTGACGGTCGGCGAGCCGGATTTCGACACGCCCCAGCACATCAAGGACGCTGCCGTCGCGGCCATCGACCGTGGTGAAACCAAGTACACATCGGTCACCGGGACGCCCGAACTGCAAAAAGCCATCCTGCAGACGCTGCACCGCAAAACCGGCCAGCAATACACCGCCGGCGAAATCACCATCGGGGGAGGCGGCAAGCAGGTCATCTTCACCGCGTTCATGGCCACTCTCGATCCGGGCGACGAGGTCGTCATTCCCGCGCCATACTGGGTCTCCTACCCGGACATGGTGCTCGCCAACGAAGGCACCCCCGTCATCGTTTCCTGTGGTGAGGACACCGGTTTCAAGCTAACCCCTGAGGCACTCGCAGGCGCACTGACGGAGCACACCAAATGGGTCATCCTCAACACGCCCTCCAATCCCACAGGAGCGGTGTACTCCCGCGAAGAACTGGCAGGCCTGGCCGCCGTCCTCATGGACCACCCTGCCGTCTATGTCCTCACCGATGAGATCTATGACGGGATTCATTTCGGCGAAGAGCCCATAACGGGTCTCGTGGCCGTTGCCCCTGGGCTCAAGGACCGTGTGCTGGTCACCAACGGGGTCTCCAAGGCCTACGCGATGACCGGATGGCGGCTGGGTTACGCCGGCGGACCGGCCCCCCTGGTGGCTGCCATCAACAAGCTGCAGTCCCAAATGTCCTCCTGCCCGTCCTCGATCAGCCAGGCAGCTGCCGCCGCGGCACTCACCGGAGACCAAGCATTCGTCCGCGAAAGTGTTGACGTGTACCGCGAGCGGCGTGACGCGGCAGTGTCCGGGCTGAACGCGGTCAACGGCCTGCAGTGCGCGACGCCGGAAGGCGCCTTTTACGCGTACGTCAACTGCGCCGGGGTCATCGGCAAGACGACGCCCGATGGCAGGCAGATCAGCAACGACGAGGACTTCACGCTGTACCTGCTGGAAGCGGCGTCTGTTGCCGTCATCCAGGGGTCGGCGTATGGACTAAGCCCCTACTTCCGGATTTCCTATGCCACCGGGCTGCCGGTGATCGAGGATGCCATCGCTGCCATCGAAAAGGCCGTCAGGGCGCTGGCCTGA
- a CDS encoding 4-carboxy-4-hydroxy-2-oxoadipate aldolase/oxaloacetate decarboxylase, with translation MIHVKTKFDRPSEDAVQRLSKFSSATVHEAQGRKGALNSKIKPIDRSMSFCGPAVTVVCAPRDNLMLQVAIHYARKGDVVLVAAGEYEEAGTFGDVLGNAMKAKGLAGMVTDSGVRDTKDLIELGLPVFSGSVCIKGTVKETIGPINHPLVFGDEIVYPGDVLLGDADGVVVVRKDEIEEVIKLSQARVDAEDDLIRRYKEGGTTIELCKLTEVLKAKGLLVEDAELEPAL, from the coding sequence ATGATCCATGTCAAAACGAAATTCGACCGGCCTTCCGAAGATGCCGTTCAGCGACTTTCCAAGTTCTCCTCTGCCACAGTGCATGAAGCGCAGGGCCGCAAAGGTGCCCTGAATTCGAAGATCAAGCCGATTGACCGCAGCATGTCCTTCTGCGGCCCCGCCGTCACAGTGGTCTGTGCACCGCGGGACAACCTGATGCTTCAGGTGGCCATCCACTACGCCCGGAAGGGCGACGTTGTCCTGGTGGCAGCCGGTGAGTACGAGGAAGCCGGGACATTCGGCGACGTGCTGGGCAACGCCATGAAGGCGAAAGGCCTGGCCGGTATGGTCACGGATTCAGGGGTCCGCGACACCAAGGACCTGATTGAACTCGGATTGCCGGTGTTCTCCGGCAGTGTCTGCATCAAGGGGACCGTCAAGGAAACCATTGGCCCGATCAACCATCCCCTGGTGTTCGGCGACGAAATTGTCTACCCGGGCGATGTCCTGCTGGGTGATGCCGACGGTGTGGTGGTAGTCCGCAAGGATGAGATCGAGGAAGTCATCAAGCTGTCGCAGGCACGCGTGGACGCTGAGGACGACCTCATCCGCCGCTACAAGGAGGGTGGCACCACCATCGAGCTGTGCAAGCTGACTGAGGTCCTGAAGGCCAAGGGGCTGCTGGTGGAAGACGCCGAATTGGAGCCCGCGCTGTAG
- the nac gene encoding nitrogen assimilation transcriptional regulator NAC encodes MDTRKLAYFVKIVDSGSITKAAAALHVAQPALSQQVSALETDLKQRLLIRSKQGVEPTAAGHTLYRHAQTILRQVEQARIDVAASGAAPSGRVSIAIAPYSMASSLTPRIIREVGRRYPDIVLHLTEIYGGVLSEAIKNGRLDMALIYEPGPIRGVQFTTLIVEDLYLVVNAARELPVDPGAGTIALEAAATLGLFLPERIHTLRQVVEAGFDSRGLTLHLVGEVESVPSLTRLLRSDLGATILPKSAADALFHEEDFRVLRITGPALQSKIALCTPDHEPLSEAGSAVLLVLKEMLQEMLRSKYQPLSSGTPSAGADAS; translated from the coding sequence ATGGACACCCGGAAGCTGGCGTACTTCGTGAAGATCGTCGACTCAGGAAGCATCACGAAGGCGGCCGCCGCCCTCCACGTCGCCCAGCCGGCGCTGAGCCAGCAGGTGTCGGCGCTGGAAACGGACCTGAAGCAGCGGCTCCTGATCCGGAGCAAGCAGGGCGTGGAGCCCACTGCGGCGGGCCATACCCTCTACCGGCATGCCCAGACCATCCTGCGCCAAGTGGAGCAGGCAAGGATCGATGTGGCAGCTTCAGGAGCGGCACCTTCCGGGCGCGTCTCCATAGCAATCGCCCCCTACAGCATGGCCTCAAGCCTTACCCCTCGGATTATCCGCGAAGTAGGGCGGCGCTATCCCGACATCGTGCTGCACCTGACCGAGATTTACGGCGGCGTACTCAGCGAGGCCATCAAGAACGGGCGGCTGGACATGGCCCTCATCTATGAACCGGGGCCCATTCGGGGTGTGCAATTCACCACCCTCATCGTCGAGGACCTGTACTTGGTGGTCAACGCCGCGCGGGAGCTTCCGGTGGACCCCGGGGCCGGCACCATCGCCCTGGAAGCGGCGGCCACGCTGGGCCTGTTCCTGCCCGAACGGATCCACACCCTGCGCCAGGTGGTGGAGGCGGGCTTCGACAGCAGGGGCCTCACGCTGCACCTGGTGGGGGAAGTGGAATCCGTGCCGTCCCTGACCAGGCTGCTGCGCAGCGACCTGGGTGCGACCATCCTGCCCAAGTCGGCCGCGGATGCCCTGTTCCATGAGGAGGACTTCCGGGTCCTCCGGATCACCGGACCTGCACTGCAGAGCAAGATCGCGCTGTGCACTCCGGACCACGAACCGCTCTCCGAGGCCGGTTCCGCCGTTCTGCTGGTACTGAAGGAAATGCTCCAGGAAATGCTGCGCAGCAAATACCAGCCGCTTTCCAGCGGAACACCCTCAGCTGGCGCGGATGCATCATAA
- a CDS encoding LamB/YcsF family protein, with amino-acid sequence MPTVDLVADLGEGFGAYSIGDDNALLDIVSSANIACGFHAGDPDIMDATVAECVRTGVGIGAHPSFPDLRGFGRRAMDLTADEVRNDVIYQLGALSAFAAYHGGTVSHLAPHGRLGNLVATRADYARAVADAAARVDPKLIILAQDGELATAAAERGLRVAIVGIADRAYQDDGTLVPRSRPGAVIHDPSVIVRRTVRMVTEGLIETVSGSDIAVHADTVLLHGDNPGAVELARLVRSELIAAGVTIAPLAQVLAAKQKVS; translated from the coding sequence ATGCCCACAGTTGATCTCGTAGCGGATCTTGGTGAAGGTTTTGGCGCCTACTCGATCGGCGACGACAACGCCCTCCTGGACATCGTGTCCAGCGCCAACATCGCCTGCGGCTTCCACGCAGGGGACCCTGACATCATGGACGCCACCGTGGCTGAATGTGTCAGGACGGGAGTCGGCATCGGCGCCCATCCGAGCTTCCCGGATCTTCGCGGCTTCGGCCGCCGGGCCATGGACCTCACGGCTGACGAAGTCCGCAACGATGTCATCTACCAGCTGGGTGCCCTGTCGGCGTTTGCCGCCTACCACGGCGGTACCGTCTCCCACCTGGCTCCCCACGGCCGCCTGGGCAACCTGGTGGCCACCCGCGCGGACTACGCCCGAGCCGTAGCGGATGCCGCCGCCCGGGTGGACCCGAAACTGATCATCCTGGCGCAGGACGGTGAACTCGCCACTGCGGCGGCGGAGCGCGGCCTGCGGGTGGCCATCGTTGGCATCGCGGACCGCGCCTACCAGGATGACGGGACCCTGGTGCCGCGCAGCCGGCCCGGCGCCGTGATCCACGACCCCTCCGTCATTGTCCGGCGCACTGTGCGGATGGTGACCGAAGGACTCATCGAAACAGTCTCCGGCAGCGACATCGCCGTCCATGCCGACACGGTGCTGCTCCACGGCGACAATCCGGGCGCCGTCGAACTTGCCCGCCTGGTTCGCAGCGAACTGATCGCCGCGGGCGTCACCATTGCCCCGCTGGCGCAAGTGCTCGCCGCAAAGCAAAAGGTTTCCTGA
- a CDS encoding allophanate hydrolase subunit 1, with translation MAAPTTTSRTMLDIYESGDAALRVVAQSGDAEANWATVHALAGWLATVGVEGIHGAVPTYDSVLVEYDPYLTSARQVRAFILLGMRQLDFVGTTLREPRRFEVPVVYGGSYGPDLESVADHQGLDVQDVITRHTAKTYVIRCLGAPAGSPMMDGPDFPVPVPRLKDPRLSVPAGAVSVAGRQAVIAPAVAPGGWCVIGQTPLTVLDAAREPLVPYVPGDELRFYRIPQEDFGKYEGQFLEARP, from the coding sequence ATGGCCGCCCCAACGACAACCAGCCGGACAATGCTGGACATCTACGAGTCGGGCGACGCCGCCCTGCGCGTGGTGGCACAGTCCGGTGACGCAGAAGCCAACTGGGCCACGGTCCACGCCCTGGCCGGCTGGCTGGCGACCGTCGGTGTCGAAGGCATCCACGGCGCCGTTCCCACCTACGACTCCGTCCTGGTCGAATACGACCCCTACCTCACCTCCGCCCGCCAGGTCAGGGCGTTCATCCTCCTGGGGATGCGCCAGCTGGACTTCGTGGGCACCACCCTGCGCGAGCCGCGCCGCTTCGAAGTACCCGTCGTCTACGGGGGCAGCTACGGGCCGGACCTGGAAAGCGTGGCAGACCACCAGGGCCTGGATGTCCAGGACGTGATCACCCGGCACACGGCCAAGACCTACGTCATCCGCTGCCTCGGAGCGCCGGCAGGCTCGCCCATGATGGACGGACCAGACTTCCCGGTCCCCGTCCCCCGGCTCAAGGACCCGCGGCTGTCCGTACCCGCCGGTGCAGTATCCGTGGCCGGACGCCAAGCCGTGATCGCGCCCGCCGTCGCACCAGGAGGCTGGTGCGTCATCGGCCAGACCCCCCTGACGGTCCTGGACGCAGCACGCGAACCCCTGGTGCCCTACGTCCCCGGCGATGAACTGCGCTTCTACCGCATTCCTCAGGAGGACTTCGGAAAGTACGAGGGGCAGTTCCTGGAGGCCCGGCCATGA
- a CDS encoding biotin-dependent carboxyltransferase family protein — protein MTGSLIVLQPGHSVVTDLGRTKGPAFGLPVNGALDQFSAKAANILAGNGDNDPLLELTALDFRMRATTDLLIAVTGAPLDLSVGGRGCPQWEPVSVRAGETVTVRGIRTGLRAYIAVRGSFTVPTLLGSCAPDTVVGFGLKLVEGTRLATQKTTAPLTQPYFGLPLFRLGLAKPEFTTHPVIDVTDGPDVAEFGDTAGLLFTSQYTVSPRSNHIGLRLGGALPERQLTSEVLSRGVPVGAIEVPSRDELLVLHRGRGVTAGYPVLGVVTSRSLDVLAQSRPGHTVTFRKTTVAEATAMHRTACLELDRLRKTINTVFGLLGVGAGERWYELSPASGA, from the coding sequence ATGACCGGGTCACTCATCGTCCTTCAGCCCGGACACTCCGTCGTCACCGACCTTGGCCGGACGAAGGGTCCTGCATTCGGACTTCCCGTCAACGGCGCCCTGGACCAGTTTTCGGCCAAGGCCGCGAACATCCTGGCCGGCAACGGCGACAACGATCCGCTGCTGGAACTCACCGCCCTGGACTTCAGGATGCGCGCCACCACGGACCTGCTGATCGCCGTGACCGGCGCGCCGCTGGACCTCTCTGTGGGCGGCCGCGGCTGCCCCCAGTGGGAGCCCGTCTCCGTCCGGGCCGGCGAAACAGTGACGGTCCGCGGAATCCGCACCGGTCTCCGCGCCTACATCGCCGTCCGCGGATCCTTCACTGTCCCCACGCTGCTGGGCAGTTGCGCACCGGACACGGTGGTGGGCTTCGGACTGAAACTTGTTGAGGGCACCCGGCTTGCAACGCAAAAGACCACCGCACCCCTCACCCAGCCATACTTCGGCCTGCCCCTGTTCCGGCTGGGGCTGGCAAAGCCGGAATTCACCACCCACCCGGTCATCGACGTCACCGACGGGCCGGACGTAGCCGAATTCGGCGACACCGCAGGCCTGCTTTTCACCTCGCAGTACACCGTGAGCCCCCGAAGCAACCACATAGGACTCCGGCTCGGCGGCGCACTGCCCGAACGCCAGCTCACCTCCGAGGTCCTGTCCCGCGGTGTCCCGGTGGGGGCCATCGAGGTTCCGTCCCGGGACGAACTGCTGGTCCTGCACCGGGGACGCGGCGTTACCGCGGGCTATCCGGTCCTGGGAGTCGTTACGAGCCGCTCCCTGGATGTCCTGGCACAGTCCAGGCCTGGACACACCGTCACCTTCAGAAAGACAACCGTGGCTGAAGCAACAGCCATGCACCGCACTGCCTGCCTGGAGCTGGACAGACTCCGGAAGACGATCAACACAGTCTTCGGACTCCTCGGGGTCGGCGCCGGCGAGCGCTGGTACGAACTCAGCCCGGCGTCAGGAGCCTGA
- a CDS encoding SDR family oxidoreductase translates to MPFSDYTTALVTGASTGMGAAIAERLAKRGLTVHAVARNEERLAELADRTGAVPHVVDLTDTAALAAVVRDLKVDVLVNCAGVSRPGNILDSSEQDIDELVDVNLRGLLQLTRLVLPGMVERDLGHVVNISSIAGVYNFYGHTVYHATKAAVHQISRQLRNDTVGKRIRVTEICPGRVETEIFGRNMGGSPAAMEEAWKTFYEGYESLTTDDIVNALDYAIETPRHVNVGMLELMPTFQVPGGLTFDRREPTA, encoded by the coding sequence ATGCCTTTTTCCGACTACACCACAGCCCTGGTCACCGGAGCCTCCACCGGCATGGGCGCCGCCATCGCCGAACGGCTTGCCAAGCGGGGCCTCACCGTCCACGCGGTGGCCCGCAACGAGGAACGCCTCGCCGAACTGGCCGACCGCACGGGAGCAGTCCCGCACGTGGTGGACCTGACAGACACTGCTGCGCTCGCCGCCGTCGTCCGCGACCTCAAGGTGGACGTCCTGGTGAACTGTGCCGGCGTGTCCCGGCCCGGCAACATCCTAGACTCCTCCGAACAGGACATCGACGAACTGGTGGACGTGAACCTCCGCGGGCTGCTGCAGCTCACCCGGCTGGTGCTGCCCGGAATGGTGGAGCGGGACCTGGGCCACGTGGTGAACATCAGCTCGATCGCGGGCGTGTACAACTTCTACGGCCACACCGTGTACCACGCCACCAAGGCCGCGGTGCACCAGATCTCGCGCCAGCTCCGCAACGACACCGTGGGCAAGCGCATCCGCGTCACCGAAATCTGCCCCGGCCGGGTGGAAACCGAAATCTTCGGCCGCAACATGGGTGGCAGCCCCGCAGCCATGGAAGAAGCCTGGAAGACGTTCTACGAAGGCTACGAGTCGCTCACTACCGACGACATTGTCAACGCCCTTGATTACGCCATTGAGACCCCGCGGCACGTGAATGTTGGCATGCTTGAGCTTATGCCCACGTTCCAGGTCCCGGGCGGCCTGACCTTCGACCGCCGCGAGCCCACCGCCTGA
- a CDS encoding 2-hydroxyacid dehydrogenase, whose amino-acid sequence MQHVHTVSFPDSQLLADLSPLPGSLRGVVWDMKEAPGVDLGGIDGVILPYLNAGAVLGSLGKVPDLKFVQTQSTGYDGVCEAAGPGAAVANASGVHAAATAELAVGLILAKLRGIDQAVRDQQVESWKPQRRQSLADRKVLLLGIGGIGKELARRLAPFEVTITRVGSTARTDAEGQVHGPDELVALAANHDILVSVLPLNGNTHHLVGRDVLAALPDGALVVNVGRGAVISTEALTREVVSGRLQCAIDVVDPEPLPAGHPLWSAGNALITPHVGGNASAFEPRILKLLKQQLEALAAGQTPANLVQQGPFEQGSV is encoded by the coding sequence ATGCAGCACGTGCACACCGTCAGCTTTCCCGATTCCCAGCTCCTGGCCGACCTGTCGCCGCTTCCCGGCAGCCTGCGCGGGGTGGTCTGGGACATGAAGGAGGCACCCGGCGTGGACCTGGGCGGCATCGACGGCGTCATCCTGCCCTACCTCAACGCCGGGGCAGTGCTGGGCTCCCTGGGCAAGGTCCCGGACCTCAAGTTCGTGCAGACGCAGTCAACAGGGTACGACGGCGTCTGCGAGGCCGCCGGTCCGGGCGCCGCAGTGGCAAACGCCTCGGGCGTCCATGCAGCTGCCACCGCAGAGCTGGCCGTTGGCCTCATCCTCGCCAAGCTGCGCGGCATCGACCAGGCCGTCAGGGACCAGCAGGTTGAAAGCTGGAAGCCGCAGCGCCGCCAGTCCCTGGCCGACCGCAAGGTCCTGCTGCTGGGCATCGGCGGAATCGGCAAGGAACTGGCCCGCCGCCTGGCACCCTTCGAAGTCACCATCACCCGGGTGGGAAGCACGGCCCGCACGGACGCCGAAGGGCAGGTCCACGGCCCGGACGAACTGGTGGCCCTCGCCGCCAACCACGACATCCTGGTCTCCGTCCTGCCCCTGAACGGTAACACCCACCACCTGGTGGGCCGGGACGTCCTGGCCGCCCTGCCCGATGGTGCCTTGGTAGTGAACGTAGGCCGCGGCGCCGTCATCAGCACGGAGGCCCTGACCCGCGAAGTGGTCTCCGGCCGCCTCCAGTGCGCCATCGACGTCGTCGATCCCGAACCGCTTCCCGCCGGCCACCCGCTGTGGTCCGCCGGGAACGCCCTCATCACCCCGCATGTGGGCGGGAACGCCTCGGCCTTTGAGCCCCGGATCCTGAAACTCCTGAAACAGCAGCTTGAGGCCCTGGCGGCCGGGCAAACCCCGGCCAACCTGGTGCAGCAGGGACCCTTCGAGCAGGGCTCGGTCTAA
- a CDS encoding SDR family oxidoreductase, translating to MTGLFDLTGRVALVTGSSRGIGSALAKALADAGATVVLNGVNPERLKDAETAMAAGFPPGRIHSVAFDVTDDDAAARSIRWIEDNVGPLEILVNNAGIQHRVPMLDLDVADWERVLSTDLTSAFLVGREAARHMIGRGRGKIINICSVQTDLARPTIAPYIAAKGGLRNLTRAMTAEWAASGLQINAVAPGYIHTEMTQNLVDDEEFNSWILGRTPAHRWGTVEDLAGPVVWLASDGSNFVNGQTIFIDGGMTVVV from the coding sequence ATGACAGGGCTTTTTGATCTCACGGGGCGCGTAGCCCTGGTCACGGGTTCGAGCAGGGGCATCGGTTCGGCCCTTGCCAAGGCATTGGCCGACGCCGGTGCCACAGTAGTGCTCAACGGCGTAAACCCGGAGCGGCTCAAGGACGCCGAGACGGCCATGGCGGCAGGCTTCCCGCCCGGCCGGATCCACAGTGTGGCCTTCGACGTCACCGACGACGACGCCGCCGCCCGCAGCATCCGCTGGATCGAGGACAACGTGGGCCCGCTGGAAATCCTGGTGAACAACGCCGGCATCCAGCATCGGGTCCCCATGCTGGATCTTGATGTGGCGGACTGGGAACGCGTCCTCTCAACGGACCTCACCAGTGCCTTCCTGGTGGGCCGCGAGGCGGCCCGCCACATGATCGGCCGGGGCCGCGGAAAGATCATCAACATCTGCTCTGTGCAGACCGACCTGGCCCGCCCCACCATCGCCCCGTACATCGCGGCCAAGGGCGGGCTGCGGAACCTCACCCGGGCCATGACCGCCGAATGGGCGGCCTCCGGGCTGCAGATCAACGCCGTCGCACCCGGCTACATCCACACCGAGATGACCCAGAACCTGGTGGACGACGAGGAGTTCAACTCCTGGATCCTCGGCCGGACACCCGCCCACCGCTGGGGCACCGTGGAGGACCTCGCCGGTCCCGTGGTGTGGCTGGCCTCGGATGGCTCCAACTTCGTGAACGGACAGACCATTTTCATCGATGGCGGAATGACGGTGGTGGTCTGA
- a CDS encoding L-idonate 5-dehydrogenase → MATPLDIALPATGPALVAHAAGDLRIDEVPVPQPAPDEAVVEVLYGGICGSDLHYWLHGAAGESILKAPLVLGHEISGTVVRQAADGSGPQPGTAVAVHPATPGPGAARYPADRPNLSPGCTYLGSAARYPHKDGAFSRYVTLPVRMLRPLPDSLNLRTAALIEPASVAWHAVSRAGDVRGKTALVIGSGPIGALAVAVLKRAGAAHITAVDLHPKPLEIAKAVGADQVINAADAEAIAAVEADVVIESSGNHHGLASAIRGAVRGGTVVMVGLLPTGMQPVPISLAITRELQLLGSFRFNDEIDDVIAALAEGSLHIEPVITHEFPLADALRAFEVAKDSTRSGKVLLSFGNAGQAQ, encoded by the coding sequence ATGGCAACGCCCCTTGATATCGCATTGCCGGCCACGGGTCCTGCGCTGGTGGCCCACGCCGCCGGCGACCTGCGGATCGACGAGGTCCCGGTGCCCCAGCCCGCACCCGACGAAGCGGTGGTCGAGGTCCTCTACGGCGGCATCTGCGGCTCAGACCTGCACTACTGGCTGCACGGCGCGGCGGGGGAGTCCATCCTCAAAGCGCCTCTGGTCCTGGGCCACGAGATCTCCGGCACGGTGGTGCGCCAGGCCGCGGACGGCTCAGGGCCGCAGCCAGGAACCGCCGTCGCCGTCCACCCCGCAACGCCCGGTCCAGGCGCCGCCAGGTATCCCGCGGACCGTCCCAACCTCTCCCCGGGCTGCACGTACCTGGGCAGCGCCGCCCGCTACCCGCATAAGGACGGCGCCTTCAGCCGCTACGTCACGCTGCCCGTCCGGATGCTCCGCCCGCTCCCGGACAGCCTCAACCTGCGCACTGCAGCACTGATCGAACCCGCATCCGTCGCCTGGCATGCCGTGTCCAGGGCCGGGGACGTCCGCGGAAAAACCGCGCTGGTCATCGGCTCCGGCCCCATCGGCGCCCTCGCCGTCGCCGTCCTCAAGCGCGCGGGCGCAGCCCATATCACCGCCGTCGACCTCCATCCCAAACCGCTGGAAATCGCCAAGGCCGTGGGTGCGGACCAGGTGATCAACGCCGCGGACGCCGAAGCCATCGCCGCCGTGGAGGCCGACGTCGTGATCGAATCCTCCGGCAACCACCATGGGCTGGCCTCTGCCATCCGCGGCGCGGTGCGCGGGGGCACCGTGGTGATGGTGGGGCTGCTGCCCACCGGCATGCAGCCGGTGCCCATCTCCCTGGCGATCACCCGCGAACTGCAACTGCTCGGCTCGTTCCGTTTCAACGACGAGATTGATGACGTCATCGCGGCCCTCGCCGAGGGGTCCCTGCACATCGAGCCCGTCATCACGCACGAATTCCCGCTGGCCGATGCCCTCCGCGCCTTCGAGGTAGCCAAGGACTCCACCCGCTCCGGCAAAGTGCTCCTCTCCTTCGGCAACGCCGGGCAGGCCCAATAA